The following coding sequences lie in one Saccharopolyspora hordei genomic window:
- a CDS encoding S1 family peptidase, producing MVDAPRRLARFAGVTAIAVAALSATSVAQAQPAQPADVNPHVIGGEDADIADHPFTVALVTPDGQQFCGGSLVAPDKVLTAAHCTDGSQPSDINVVSGRTEMSSSEGTTSAVTDIWVHPQYQDATQGYDVSVLTLEAPVEETPIELATADDPGYAPDSEATVLGWGLTSEGGQQSDHLQKATVPVTSDDTCSSAYGEYDPDAMVCAGLPEGGVDACQGDSGGPLVVDGKLIGVTSWGEGCARPGKPGVYARVGAYYDDIQAQIGSSSTR from the coding sequence ATGGTCGATGCCCCACGTCGCCTGGCCCGGTTCGCCGGGGTCACCGCGATCGCCGTCGCAGCCCTTTCCGCGACCTCCGTCGCGCAGGCGCAGCCCGCGCAGCCGGCGGACGTCAACCCCCACGTCATCGGTGGCGAGGACGCCGACATCGCCGACCACCCGTTCACCGTCGCGCTGGTCACCCCCGACGGCCAGCAGTTCTGCGGTGGATCGCTGGTGGCCCCGGACAAGGTGCTCACCGCCGCGCACTGCACCGACGGCTCGCAGCCGTCCGACATCAACGTGGTCAGCGGCCGCACCGAGATGAGCTCGTCGGAGGGGACCACCTCCGCGGTCACCGACATCTGGGTGCACCCGCAGTACCAGGACGCCACCCAGGGCTACGACGTCTCGGTGCTCACCCTGGAGGCCCCGGTCGAGGAGACCCCGATCGAGCTGGCCACCGCCGACGACCCGGGCTACGCGCCCGACTCGGAGGCCACCGTCCTCGGCTGGGGCCTCACCTCCGAGGGCGGCCAGCAGTCCGACCACCTGCAGAAGGCGACCGTGCCGGTGACCTCGGACGACACCTGCTCCAGCGCCTACGGGGAGTACGACCCCGACGCGATGGTGTGCGCCGGCCTGCCGGAGGGCGGCGTCGACGCCTGCCAGGGCGACTCGGGCGGCCCGCTGGTGGTCGACGGCAAGCTGATCGGCGTCACGTCGTGGGGTGAGGGCTGCGCCCGTCCGGGCAAGCCCGGCGTCTACGCCCGCGTCGGCGCCTACTACGACGACATCCAGGCCCAGATCGGCTCGTCCAGCACGCGCTGA
- a CDS encoding sensor histidine kinase: MRRPLWRLLWNDKREAAFDVALVLGMVLLGRVLLVLYPTDMPVELYDWAGGLWLSDVVMWALDVAMLARRRYPLVFMTLVAVLSVAQPLMIEFGPGALFYVNLQSDPWVPAQAPWAVYAAVVYTAGRAQKFYAWDLIGIVTLVSVRPWAAPSSDVVVAGVVWTLFPAVLGLYISARRRLVGALRERAERAEREQELLAEQARADERARLAAEMHDVVTHRVSLMVLQAGALGVMAKDPETRKAAEELRSNGCEALEELRELVGVLRRGSPEEDERDAPPTSVPDFTELIGQSEAVGVPVEYTVEGDPAEVSAAVGRTAHRVVQEALTNVHKHAFGSRVSVRLLHSDDRLRLVVRNTEPPDPVAPELADSGSGSGLLGLQQRVELVGGTFRAGPTDDGGFEVDVILPAYVPTGQAGNDDG; this comes from the coding sequence GTGAGACGTCCGTTGTGGCGGCTGCTGTGGAACGACAAGCGCGAGGCCGCGTTCGACGTGGCGCTGGTGCTCGGCATGGTCCTGCTCGGCCGCGTGCTGCTCGTGCTGTACCCCACCGACATGCCGGTCGAGCTCTACGACTGGGCCGGTGGGCTGTGGCTCAGCGACGTGGTCATGTGGGCCCTGGACGTCGCGATGCTGGCGCGGCGGCGCTACCCGCTGGTGTTCATGACTCTCGTCGCGGTGCTGTCGGTCGCGCAACCGCTGATGATCGAGTTCGGCCCCGGCGCGCTGTTCTACGTCAACCTGCAGTCCGACCCGTGGGTGCCCGCGCAGGCGCCGTGGGCGGTCTACGCCGCCGTCGTCTACACCGCGGGCCGCGCGCAGAAGTTCTACGCCTGGGACCTGATCGGCATCGTCACGCTGGTCAGCGTCCGGCCCTGGGCCGCCCCGTCGAGCGACGTGGTCGTGGCGGGCGTGGTGTGGACCCTCTTCCCCGCGGTCCTCGGGCTGTACATCAGCGCGCGCCGCCGGCTGGTCGGGGCGCTGCGGGAGCGCGCGGAGCGGGCGGAGCGGGAGCAGGAGCTGCTCGCCGAGCAGGCGCGGGCCGACGAGCGGGCCCGCCTGGCCGCCGAGATGCACGACGTGGTCACGCACCGGGTGAGCCTGATGGTGCTGCAGGCCGGCGCGCTGGGCGTGATGGCCAAGGACCCGGAGACCCGGAAGGCCGCCGAGGAGCTGCGCAGCAACGGCTGTGAGGCGCTGGAGGAGCTGCGCGAGCTGGTCGGGGTGCTGCGTCGCGGCTCGCCCGAGGAGGACGAGCGCGACGCCCCGCCGACGAGCGTGCCGGACTTCACCGAGCTGATCGGGCAGTCCGAAGCGGTCGGGGTGCCCGTGGAGTACACAGTGGAGGGTGATCCGGCGGAGGTCTCCGCCGCGGTCGGGCGCACCGCGCACCGCGTGGTGCAGGAGGCGCTCACCAACGTGCACAAGCACGCGTTCGGTTCCCGGGTGAGCGTGCGCCTGCTGCACAGCGACGACCGGTTGCGCCTGGTGGTGCGCAACACCGAGCCGCCGGACCCGGTGGCGCCGGAGCTGGCCGACAGCGGCTCCGGGTCCGGGCTGCTCGGCCTGCAGCAGCGGGTCGAGCTGGTCGGCGGCACGTTCCGGGCCGGGCCCACGGACGACGGCGGGTTCGAGGTCGATGTGATACTCCCCGCGTACGTGCCCACGGGACAGGCGGGGAACGACGATGGCTGA
- a CDS encoding response regulator, with translation MAEPIRVVVVDDEPMVCAHLRTILGSAEDIEVVDDAQDGAAAVESVVRHRPRVVLMDLRMPGVDGLTAIERICKLPDPPAVVALTTFDADKYVLRALRAGAAGFLVKSTPPEDLIGLVRVAADGHTVLSQEAKKRLLAASAEEQRARNRAVELVRDLTEREVEVLTCLGVGLSNAQIAERLYLSEATVKSYVSRLLVKLSCANRLQAGLLAYDAGLVPK, from the coding sequence ATGGCTGAGCCGATCCGGGTCGTGGTGGTCGACGACGAGCCGATGGTCTGCGCGCACCTGCGCACCATCCTCGGGTCCGCGGAGGACATCGAGGTCGTCGACGACGCGCAGGACGGGGCGGCGGCGGTGGAGTCGGTGGTGCGGCACCGGCCGCGCGTGGTGCTCATGGACCTGCGGATGCCCGGGGTCGACGGCCTCACCGCGATCGAGCGGATCTGCAAGCTGCCCGACCCGCCCGCGGTGGTCGCGCTGACGACCTTCGACGCCGACAAGTACGTGCTGCGCGCCCTGCGCGCCGGGGCGGCCGGGTTCCTGGTCAAGTCGACCCCGCCCGAGGACCTGATCGGCCTGGTGCGGGTGGCGGCCGACGGGCACACCGTGCTGTCCCAGGAGGCGAAGAAGCGGCTGCTGGCGGCCTCGGCCGAGGAGCAGCGCGCCCGGAACCGGGCCGTCGAGCTGGTGCGGGACCTGACCGAGCGCGAGGTCGAGGTGCTGACGTGCCTCGGGGTGGGGCTGTCCAACGCGCAGATCGCCGAGCGGCTGTACCTGTCCGAGGCGACGGTGAAGAGCTACGTGTCCCGCCTGCTGGTGAAGCTGTCCTGCGCCAACCGGCTGCAGGCCGGGTTGCTGGCCTACGACGCCGGGCTGGTCCCGAAGTGA